The sequence CTGAATTACGGTTTTTCCTGAATGGATATCTGTTTGTGCATCAAATCATTTATATCAAGGAAATGGCAACCACACGGATATCCAGTAAAAATACGAGACACCTGTTCTGCATTACCAGACATGTCCATCATATGCACATCTGGATTCGGTTGTTTCTAAGTTTCTACAATCAAGTGAAGCTATTTATGCATGGATACAAAAACAGACAACAGTTCCTATGATCAGAGTCGTCCGACATCTGGTATCCAACAAAACCGTGCATTCAATCATGGGACGATAGATCGGATGATTGGAGTCTCTTTCCTTGGCCTATCACTATAAATAGAGGTTTTTGGCAGCGTTGTCCATCATCAATTCAGTAACAAAGCATCCATCAAAGCTCATATGAACTCTTGATTTTGTCTTGAATTCCTTCCGCTGTACATattgttgcttgagtttttgAGATGTTATTACCAAAGAAAGGTTGTTCATAAAGAGTATGCTTGTGAGAAGTTGAGCTTCAAGTTATTCAACAATCAAAATCTTGAGGATCTGTATCGAACGTTGAATACCGGAGCAAGAATCATTGAAGTTGGGCATGGGCATATACGTTCCCTCGAATCTCAATGAATTGGTCGATTTTATTTTATCGCACTTTTACTTGCTTTACTATCTTTTTATTTAATCTATGTAAAAATCACTAATGAAGATTGTAGCCCAAAAGAATCTACTTCACTCGCCTAACATTctaattctaaaatttaaaaaagattCCATGAAATCATCACCAATAGCGTGCTTACTAAAAATAATCTCACATACAAATATGCCATTGCATTGTCAttctttgattttgaaaattgccACATTTCTCCCTAAGTCCCTAATTCTACTCTTGTTCAATTCTTCTATATGGCCTCCCAAGCTCCAGTTGGTGAATTTATAGGCACTATCTCATGAAAACTCAGGCATTTCACCAATTATAACATATATGAAGAGACAAAGCAAAACATActtgttttcttccttgctttcTCATCAACAGAAAGTCGCGCCTTCAACAAACACTCCCTCAAGTCCTTAAAAGTGACACCCTGTACCATCAACTCTTTCTCCTCCTCCTCGATCTTTCTCAACTTGACAAGCCTCTCATTCAACTCCTGTAGTGAAAACCACTTCCCCTTCCTCTTCTCTGGCCTCAACAACCCCAGCTTCATCCCCAGCTCCGAATAATCATACAACTTTACAAGCTCCATCCCTGTATCATTCCCATCATTCTCTTTCCCAGTCCCAAAAATGGACGAGGGTAACCGACCACTCCCAACCGTAATTGTAGGTGAATCGGCCACGCTTCCTGAAGCTTGAAGCTTGAAGTTATCCTTCAACCTAGCTAATGACATCGGATCAATGGCCTTTCCGGTGGAATCGTTTCTGTTTTCAGGAGCTGGAGCAGTCGCACGCAACTGACGGAGGCTCTCGCGAATGGCACCGTACGAGAGCCTGCCACCAGCCGCTGGACCCACAAACGTTTTCTCTGAGTCGTATGGGGTGGAAATAACGTTTCTTTTGTAGAGCTCCTGGAATGAGATGAACTTCCCGGAAGAGCCAGATGGGGGAGGGGCGAAGGAGCGGAGGCGGAACTCAGCGAGCTTGTGGCGGATCTCTTCTAAGGGGGCTATTTTAGAAGCCGGTGCTTGCGTAGGAGTAGGGTCAGAGAAGGGGACGAGTCCACGGACGGTACGAGGGCGGTTTTTGGGCTGTTGTTGTCGGAGACTGGCTTTTACTTGTTCGAAATTTGAGGAAAATGAGGGTTGCGTTTGACATTCAGCCGGAGGAATGGAAGGATCAGGGGGCGAGGGCGAGGGCGAGGGCGAGGGCGTGGAGAAGTGGTGCGGAATAGGTCGGAAAACGGGGTGGGTATTAAGGCGAAGGGGGAGGAAGCGACTGGTAATGGCCGCCATGCGCGGTGGCCGGAGGTTTTCGGAGACGGTAGTACATCAATAAAGAACCAGTTATTGTGTTAACAAGTGTTATTATAACCGGACCGTTAATCGAACCggtcaatttttaaaaaatggttcAACCGGTTCGACCGTTCNTAGTCATTATCATCTTCATCCCCACCATCCAAAAGTTCTTCCAAGTCCAAAGAAGGTATTTCTTGCATTTCACCAACACctttatctaaatattttttaaaaaattaaaataatacatgttttgcaaacagaaagcaaaaatttgttaaaaattttttccaattttccGGTTTTTCCGGTTTAACCGGGTTTTAATCGGTTTTTCCGGTTTAACCGGGTTTTAACCGGTTTTTTCCTGTTAAACCTGTTTTCCGGGTTTTTACTTATCTCCGGACCGGTCTGGAGGCCGGTTCGCAGTTGAACCGGTCCGACCGGCCGGTCCGGTCCGGTTTGGAGAACATTGGTGTTAACAATTCAACAAATTTTGTTCTTTTgtttataattgttttttttttgcatatgaACATGGTAAATAAAGAGAATATAAAATACACTGGGTATACTCAGGAATCACATAATCAGTGTTCAAAAATCATAATCGAAGAAAATGGTTATATCAAAAAATAGATACATCCCAAGAATGAAATCGAAATACTGGGAGACAAAAAATGAATATCATCTAGCAGCCAGCGTTCGATGAACATGAATCAAAATATTCCGAAAGATAGCTTCCACATCCGACCTCTCATCGTCAAAAAGTGCTCTGTTACGAGCACTCCAAATGTGATAAACCAATGCAGCTATCCCCGAGTGGCACCTCCGTGCACGCATGGTAGTACCTCTGAATCTCCTGCGGAGAAGACGAAATAAACCTGTCATAGAACGCGCCATACACTGAACTTCCAACCACTCTCACAATCTAACCCAAAGCTGTGTAGAAGCTGTACACTCAAAGAAAACATGATGTGCAGTTTCATTTACAGTACCACAAAGACCACAAGACTTGTCTAGGATATAGGCCTGTCTGTCTTTTGTCAAGCACTTCCCATGAGCAAAAATCCAAAGGGCGAAACGATGTTTAGGTAAGATGTGTGGTCTCCATAAAAATGGTTTCCACGACCATCTACCTGCCCCTGGTAAGAAACTCATGTAGACTTCCGACAAACCCCTCGTCGTACCAAACCAAATCGACAATCTAGCAACCACCGCATCCCAACTCCCCTCACGAGCCAAAAGCTCATCACGGATCTCCACGAGCTTCTTAATGAGAACAGTATCATCCATCCTCCACCTCCAATCCATGACATCATTCCAGTAATAATGATGCACCCACCGAACCCACAATATATCCTTCTTAATGTGAATATTCCACAAGGTCTTAGTGAGAAGCGCCTTGTTCCAAGCTCGAAGATCTCGAATACCCAAAACCCCATCCTCAATTGGCGAGCAAATCTTACTCCATGCAATAGGAGGATGCTTGCTCGTCCACATAAAGCTCCTACAAACCGAATTAATCTTGTCAATCACCCCACATGTGATACGCAAGACCGAAAGCCAATAGCACTCCACACCTTGGACCACCGAACGAATCAACTCCAACTTTCCCGCATAGGAAAGAGTGTGTCTTGGCCACGCTGTGATCTTTCTAGAGATAGCATTGACCAAGACACTATAATCTGACTCCCTCAATCTCACCCCAGCCAAAAGAATACCCAAGTAACAAAAAGATAAAGAACCCCGACGAAAGCCACACATCCTCAATATCTCACTCCTATCAGGTTCTTTAACCCCCGCCATATAGATATTAGATTTCAACACATTGGCTCTCAAGCCAGCCATCCTCCCAAAACTATCCACACACTCCAACAAAATCCTCGCACTCATCACATCACCCCGAGACAGAATCAATAAGTCATCAGCATGTACCAGATGAGTAATATGCAAGAGAGCGCACTTGGGTGGAAATTGAAATCCGGCGACCGAGAAGCCCAAAGAAGAGACCTGGAAAGAATCTCCATACAAATGACAAAAAGAAAAGGGGATAATGGATCCCCCTGCCTCAATCCTCTAGCACCTTTAAAGAACCCATGAAGTTGGCCGTTAAAGAAGATAGAGAATGATGTAGTACAAACACACTCCATGATCCAGGAAATAAACCTGGGAGGGAAGTTCAAGAGCCGAAGGGCATCACGAAGGAACTCCCAATGGACTGTGTCATAGGCTTTCTGTAAATCAATCTTCATAATGCATCTAGCAGAAGAGCGCTTCCTAGCATAATGTCTCGGCATCTCCTGAGCCAAGTGGATGCTCTCAACAATAGATCTACCTGGGACAAATGCACCCTGAGCCTGACTGATAAGCGGAGAAATCACTGCCCTCAATCTGTTTGCCAAGATCTTGGCAATAATCTTGTAAAATATTGTGCAACAAGATATCGGCATGAAGTCAGTGACTGTAGTAGCGTGGTCAGATTTAGGAACAAGAGCAATGGAAGCATGATTCCACTGCTTCAACAGTCTACCAGACCGAAAGAACTCTCCCACAGCTAAAACCACATCATCACCCACAAAATCCCACGATTTTTTGAAGAAAGCAGAACCAAAACCATCCGGGCCCGGAGCTTTGTCATCATCAATACCAAACAAAGCATTACGGATCTCCTCCCTATGCACCTGCGCAATCAACCCATCCACACAATCGTCACCCACCAACGGTCCAAGAGGGACCACATTAGCATCAATGTCAGTCCTCTCCATGCCAAAACCTAAGAGGTTGCGGTAGAAGTCTAGAAACTCCCCTGCAATCACATCCTGATCCAACGAGACAGTACAATCACCAAGAGTCAAAGCCACAACCTTATTCCTCTTGATGTTACGCTTGATCATACCATGAAAGAATTTGGAACATCTATCATCGTATTTCAAGTACTCACACTTCGCTTTTTGGGACAGAAATGATCTCTCTGTCTCAAGAAGAAACTCTGCTCTTTTCCTCAACTCCACAGTACCATCATCCACAAAGCCACCAGTAAGTGCCCGATTTTGAGCATCAATAAGCTCATCATTCGCCCGCTTTGCACGGCTTGAAATATGACTAAAATGTTCACCATTAAGTTGTTTGAGAACTCGCTTCATGCGCAACAATTTCTTTTTCAGTACAAACTGTGCCGTGCCCCCACCCCCATAGAACCAATTATCACCCACAAGACTGTTGTAGTCCGAATGTAAAGTCCACATATTAAAGAATTTGAAAGGAGTGGCACGACGAACACTATCATGAAAAATGCTTACAACACTACAAGCATGGTCAGAGAAACACCCCGGAGCCAAGAAGTCCACAAACACATCAAGATTCGATTGTGTCCAGTGGTGGTTATCCATTACCCGATCAAGTTTAGAAGAAATCGCCAAAGTAGACCAAGTAAAGAAACAACCCACATGGTTCACATCCGATAACTCAATGTGTGAGATACAACGTCCCAAGTCAACAATATCACAGGGCCTAATCGGAAGACCACCCATTTTCTCATGCGGGAATCGAACACAGTTGAAATCACCCAATACCATCCACGGTAAGACCACACTATCACCACGACCCATCAAAAAATCCCACAATGGCTACCTTTCCACCACCGAATTCAAACCATAAACAAATGAGATAACAAAGACTCTATGAGAATGCAAGCAAACAACATTCACATGAATCACTTGATCCGTCATCTCCAAAAGATCAACATTGACAACACTATTGTTCTACATAAGCAAGATACGACTCTTATCACTTAACAAGAAATTGTGAATAAAAGACATACCCGAGAAATTCGTAGCCATCATGCGATCCACCAAATGTGCCTTTACTTTGACTTCAAGTAAACCAAGAATACTCAAGTTATGCTTTTTAATAAACCCTTGAGCATTCCTTTGTTTGAGGGGCTTGTTAAAACCCCTCACATTCCAACAAGCAATCTTCATAAGGGACGAGAGGCGGCCTTTAGCCGCCGAGCCTCCGCTTGAGCTCTAGTCATCAATATCGATTTCGCATTCAACTTAGGTAACCAACTTCGGGGGTCCAATTCAATAAACTCCGTAGAATTAGAGCTCGAACTCCCCGAATTGCACTGCTTCTCCAAACGCTTGAGGTAACTGATAGCTTTTTTGGTACGTTTGTTATTAGCATCCTCAAAGCCATCATAATCACACTCATCCACAAGCACCTCCACAACAAATTTGTCACCACCATCACTAGGTGTGACCATAAATATATCTTCCTTCACAATGGAATCAATGGTCTCAACACCCAAAGTGTCGCCACCACCACCCCCATCAACCCCAAGATCGGGAGGCACCACACCATCAACAAAATCCACACCAGTCTCCCCACTATCTCCACGACCCCCAATAAACCCACGGCCATCCCCATCAACCCCAAGATCGGGGGGCACCACACCATCATCAAAATCCACACCAATCTCCACACCATCTCCACGACCCCCATTAAACCCACGGCCACCCCTAGTGCCACGCCCCCTAGCACCCAAACCCACACGGTTTTGGCGTCTATTCCAACGACGTCGAGCATTACGGGACCGGCTTCGAGCACCATCCCTAACACCCCCTACATGGACATCTACTCCACGGCCCTCCACTAAAGTATCATCCACAACAATCCGATCTTTGTTACGCAAGCAATAATCCCAAGAGTGACCAAGTACATTGCAATCCATACAAAACTTAGGATCCGTCTCAAAAAAGAAATTAAGTGTTACCTTGACACCCGTGGGGAGGGTGATACTTTGGCCCCCCTTCAACACTACTTGACGATCATCATCACACGCAAAGAAGAAAGTAATCCAACCACTCGCATGAATAAAGAACTTAATATTCTTGCCCCATTGTCGGATCACCTCCTTAACCGCATATCCATTCAATTTTCTTCCAACCACACAACCAACCAAGCAAAACCCAAAGAATCCTCCAACGTATCAATCTCATCTAAAGTAAGAGTCAACTCATTGCCTACCAAAGGAATGTATTTGAGCATGCAATTTTCATTCAGCACGCTATTGTTGCGAAAAAGACTAGAATAGGATGGCTTGTTCAAAGTCGAACCCTTAGGACCCATTGATTCTTGGGCTGTAGTGTCAGTGGCAGCTTGGTTAGGAGCCACATTGCTCTTAGAACCATCGCCCAAGGCAGCAGGAATGGCGTTAGAGAAGCTGTGACTCATTTAGGCAATTCCACAAACACTTGGCATGTACAGATAAATAGCAACTCTAAAAATGTCAATGCCCGATTACAGAAGAAGGAGGATGGTAAAATCAAGATTAAACACACCTAAAACCACCAATAATCCACACCAAGCAGACGAGAAAAGCACCATGCGCCCACTTTAGTGAGTGGGGAGAGAAATTTCTCCCTCTAGCATTATGACTCTGAACAGGTTATAATTGTTAGCTTACGTTTGGATGGCTGGATTTCAATTGAAtttcgattataattttattatttataataaaattaatcaaaaatttaaatttatatcttattatttatacaaattgatataaaataaaatgtatattaaataagtttgtgactaagtaaatttgaaataagttttttttttaggaGAAACCAGATATTatgcattaattaaatcaacAGTAGCTACATCCATCAACCACGATGGGTAAAAACCCTCCATCCAACATGAACGAGAAGGATGAGATAAAGTAAAATGCGCTAAACAGTGCGCTAACTTGTTTGCATTTCTACTAACACGATCTAACTTTTTTAAATCTACCAGAAGTTAAGATATTCAATATGTTCAAAACTAACATTCCTTGATGGTTGCCAGCCTCAGACTTCGACGTCACCTCTTTAACAGCATTACAGGAGTCCGAGAAGACccaaacatcagaaaagttaCCTCTCACAGCAAGCATCAAACCAAAATGGATAGCCGAGAGCTCTGCCTCCAACACTGATCCTGGTTTACGTATGCCTATGGCTGAAGCAGCAAAAATAATTCCACAATGATTTCGAATCACAGCACTCACGCTCTATTTACCAACAGTAACATTAAACCCAGTATCGATATCAACTCGCCACTGCCCCAATGGAGAAGGCACCCACCTCATATCCCTGCTACTCTGCACCTCCCCTGAAGCTAAATTCCAggcacatctagctgttctaaaTTGCTCAAGATATGGTATTACCCACTCAACTTTAATACATTTGTTGGGAATATGgctattatgttttaaaatacaaatctcTTTCCAAATCGCCCAAGCGAGCATtgcaaacaattaaaaatcaacAGGTGAAACTTGATCCATTAGGCACAACCCACATGATATAAAAGACAG comes from Primulina huaijiensis isolate GDHJ02 chromosome 5, ASM1229523v2, whole genome shotgun sequence and encodes:
- the LOC140976509 gene encoding uncharacterized protein, encoding MAAITSRFLPLRLNTHPVFRPIPHHFSTPSPSPSPSPPDPSIPPAECQTQPSFSSNFEQVKASLRQQQPKNRPRTVRGLVPFSDPTPTQAPASKIAPLEEIRHKLAEFRLRSFAPPPSGSSGKFISFQELYKRNVISTPYDSEKTFVGPAAGGRLSYGAIRESLRQLRATAPAPENRNDSTGKAIDPMSLARLKDNFKLQASGSVADSPTITVGSGRLPSSIFGTGKENDGNDTGMELVKLYDYSELGMKLGLLRPEKRKGKWFSLQELNERLVKLRKIEEEEKELMVQGVTFKDLRECLLKARLSVDEKARKKTMLRLDILGSLGETQSFMDSPPKEYLVEKASLAILF